A stretch of Pseudoliparis swirei isolate HS2019 ecotype Mariana Trench chromosome 14, NWPU_hadal_v1, whole genome shotgun sequence DNA encodes these proteins:
- the LOC130204598 gene encoding dynein light chain Tctex-type 3-like, with the protein MTGMEEYNTGSESSFNSEEVDTIVKECIEGVVGGDDYSQNLVNKWTAGIVERCLTQLVKQGKTYKYIVTCAVMQKTGAGLHTANSCYWDTAVDGSSTVRWESRTMYCVVSVFAVAVA; encoded by the exons ATGACGGGAATGGAGGAATATAACACCGGAAGTGAG AGCTCATTCAACTCTGAAGAAGTTGATACCATTGTCAAAGAG TGTATCGAGGGAGTCGTGGGAGGAGACGACTACAGCCAGAACCTGGTGAACAAATGGACCGCTGGCATCGTGGAGCGCTGCCTCACACAGCTGGTCAAACAGGGGAAAACGTACAAGTACATCG TGACGTGTGCTGTGATGCAGAAAACGGGAGCCGGCCTCCACACGGCCAACTCCTGCTACTGGGACACGGCTGTGGACG GAAGCAGCACGGTGAGATGGGAGAGCCGCACCATGTACTGTGTGGTCAGTGTGTTTGCTGTGGCTGTGGCatag
- the LOC130204597 gene encoding cytochrome b-245 heavy chain, with amino-acid sequence MGSFVANEGLSIFVILVWLGINAFLFVHFYMAFLVEKWFYTRVLLGHALPWARAPAACLNFNCLLILLPVCRNLLSFLRGSIQCCSRTAARQLDRSITFHKLVAYMIAFHTVVHIVAHLFNFEYFMDAQLIGDSRQLASVLSAIGDNASFLNPIRSNDTNPTVVMFTTVAGLTGVAITLALVLIITSSMEVIRRSYFEVFWYTHHLFVVFFVGLVFHGFGRIVRGQTAGSLQADPPEACAQQFEVWGRDGSNCTAPVFAGNPPMTWKWVVGPMILYVCERLVRFYRSHQKVVITKVVMHPSKTLELQMKRKGFHMEVGQYVFIQCPSVSALEWHPFTLTSAPEEDYFSAHIRIAGDWTQALYEACMGDNTEPQEAWKLPKLAIDGPFGTASEDVFRYEVVMLVGAGIGVTPFASILKSVWYKRIQNQDVFTKKIYFYWLCPETQAFEWFADLLQSLEAQMSENGVTDFLSYNIYLTRWKEAEAAHFWVHHEAESDPITGLKQKTLYGKPNWDHEFCSIAAQHPGTKVGVFLCGPPQLGTALEKQSLSHSEDDVKFIFNKENF; translated from the exons ATGGGGAGCTTTGTTGCCAACGAGGGACTCTCCATCTTTGTTATC CTAGTCTGGCTCGGCATCAACGCCTTCCTGTTCGTCCACTTCTACATGGCCTTCCTGGTGGAGAAGTGGTTCTACACCCGGGTCCTGCTGGGG CACGCTCTGCCCTGGGCCCGAGCGCCGGCCGCCTGCCTCAACTTCAACTGTCTGCTCATCCTGCTGCCGGTGTGCCGGAACCTGCTGTCCTTCCTCCGAGGCTCCATCCAG tgctgcagccgcaccgccGCTCGCCAACTGGACCGCAGCATCACGTTCCACAAGCTGGTGGCGTACATGATCGCCTTCCACACAG tcgTGCACATCGTCGCCCACTTGTTTAACTTTGAGTATTTCATGGACGCCCAGCTGATCGGCGACAGCCGCCAGCTGGCCTCCGTCCTGTCGGCCATCGGGGACAACGCATCCTTCCTGAACCCGATCCGGAGCAACgacacg AACCCGACCGTGGTGATGTTCACCACCGTGGCCGGGCTGACGGGCGTGGCCATCACGCTGGCCCTCGTCCTCATCATCACCTCGTCCATGGAGGTCATCCGCAGGTCGTACTTCGAGGTCTTCTGGTACACGCACCACCTCTTCGTCGTCTTCTTCGTGGGACTCGTGTTCCACGGCTTCGG GCGCATCGTGAGAGGCCAGACGGCCGGCAGCCTGCAGGCCGACCCCCCCGAGGCCTGCGCCCAGCAGTTTGAGGTCTGGGGGCGCGACGGGTCCAACTGCACAGCGCCGGTGTTCGCCGGCAACCCCCCGATG ACGTGGAAGTGGGTGGTGGGCCCGATGATCCTCTACGTGTGCGAGAGGCTGGTCCGCTTCTACCGGTCCCACCAGAAGGTCGTCATCACCAAG gtgGTGATGCACCCCTCCAAGACCCTTGAGCtgcagatgaagaggaagggcTTCCACATGGAGGTGGGTCAGTACGTCTTCATCCAGTGTCCGTCCGTCTCCGCTCTGGAGTGGCACCCCTTCACGCTGACCTCGGCCCCCGAGGAGGACTACTTCAGTGCCCACATCCGCATCGCGGGGGACTGGACCCAGGCCCTGTACGAGGCCTGCATGGGAGACAACACCGAGCCGCAGGAGGCCTGGAAGCTGCccaa GCTGGCCATCGACGGCCCGTTCGGAACCGCCAGTGAAGACGTGTTCCGCTACGAGGTGGTGATGCTGGTCGGCGCCGGCATCGGCGTCACGCCGTTCGCCTCCATCCTGAAGTCCGTGTGGTACAAACGGATCCAGAACCAGGACGTCTTCACCAAGAAG ATCTACTTCTACTGGCTCTGCCCGGAGACGCAGGCCTTCGAGTGGTTCGCGGACCTGCTCCAGTCCCTGGAGGCTCAGATGTCGGAGAATGGCGTGACCGACTTCCTGAGCTACAACATCTACCTGACCCGCTGGAAGGAGGCCGAG GCCGCTCACTTCTGGGTTCACCACGAGGCGGAGAGCGACCCGATCACCGGCCTGAAGCAGAAGACGCTGTACGGGAAACCCAACTGGGACCACGAGTTCTGCAGCATCGCGGCTCAGCACCCGGG CACCAAGGTGGGGGTCTTCCTGTGCGGACCCCCCCAGCTCGGGACCGCTCTGGAGAAACAGAGTCTGAGTCACTCGGAGGACGACGTCAAGTTCATCTTCAACAAGGAGAACTTCTGA